One Salvia splendens isolate huo1 chromosome 22, SspV2, whole genome shotgun sequence DNA segment encodes these proteins:
- the LOC121785856 gene encoding uncharacterized protein LOC121785856, whose product MLEQLLEACKRMESRFDEIDRRIDNDAVYGSLESMNEFIPDEVVVTCPMNFDMVMLEDNKTNDGGDQPMDSGDHPMESGGDAPQVPVEKKMTDALLDVDITMLEVMERVDEDSLLFHANGSHLGTMLLVSRWLSMEPNEEYYWTKQSGIFDLGGNISQSSDWKKSESFIGTKIIIQIRCHVIVDYGRTKQQSFAVDPGGEVSPKLVFTMLFIVSWFPP is encoded by the coding sequence ATGCTTGAACAATTATTGGAGGCGTGCAAAAGGATGGAGTCTCGCTTTGATGAAATCGACCGCCGCATCGACAACGATGCAGTTTATGGCAGTTTAGAATCCATGAATGAGTTCATTCCTGATGAAGTTGTTGTCACTTGCCCTATGAATTTCGATATGGTAATGCTTGAGGACAATAAAACCAATGATGGTGGTGACCAGCCCATGGATTCTGGTGATCATCCAATGGAATCTGGAGGAGATGCTCCTCAAGTACCAGTGGAGAAGAAAATGACCGATGCATTGCTTGATGTTGATATTACAATGCTTGAGGTCATGGAAAGGGTAGATGAAGACTCTCTTCTGTTTCATGCGAATGGTTCTCATTTGGGGACCATGTTGCTAGTGTCACGGTGGCTTTCTATGGAGCCAAATGAAGAATATTATTGGACTAAGCAGTCTGGTATATTTGATCTAGGAGGAAATATCTCCCAAAGTTCTGATTGGAAGAAGTCTGAATCATTTATTGGAACGAAAATAATAATTCAGATACGTTGTCACGTGATAGTCGATTATGGGCGTACAAAACAACAATCTTTTGCAGTTGATCCAGGAGGGGAGGTCTCGCCAAAGCTTGTGTTCACGATGCTCTTCATTgtgtcgtggtttccaccttga
- the LOC121785997 gene encoding organelle RRM domain-containing protein 2, mitochondrial-like isoform X1, translating into MAMRAAARAALSANSQIGMGSGMKALYSTFSRFPFKLPESKIEKPPPADPSTNLFVSGLNKRTTSEGLHKEFAKFGEVVEAKVVTDRVSGFSKGFGFVKYATIEEATSGLKAMDGEFLEGWVIFVEYARPRSPLPPLNNAAPQRQW; encoded by the exons ATGGCGATGAGAGCCGCGGCGAGGGCAGCGCTGTCCGCTAATTCTCAAATTGGAATGGGATCAGGAATGAAGGCTCTGTACTCTACTTTTTCCAGATTTCCCTTTAAACTACCGGAGTCTAAGATCGAGAAGCCTCCTCCCGCTGATCCCTCTACCAATCTCTTCGTCTCTg GGCTTAACAAACGCACCACAAGTGAAGGACTTCATAAAGAATTTGCTAAATTTGGTGAAGTTGTCGAAG CTAAAGTGGTTACTGATCGTGTATCTGGATTCTCTAAGGGTTTTGGTTTTGTGAAATATGCAACCATAGAAGAAGCTACATCAGGACTTAAAGCCATGGATGGAGAG TTTTTGGAAGGTTGGGTCATATTCGTTGAGTATGCAAGACCGAGAAGTCCTTTACCCCCATTGAACAATGCAGCGCCTCAGCGTCAATGGTGA
- the LOC121785997 gene encoding organelle RRM domain-containing protein 2, mitochondrial-like isoform X2 — protein sequence MAMRAAARAALSANSQIGMGSGMKALYSTFSRFPFKLPESKIEKPPPADPSTNLFVSGLNKRTTSEGLHKEFAKFGEVVEAKVVTDRVSGFSKGFGFVKYATIEEATSGLKAMDGEFLEGWVIFVEYARPRSPLPPLNNAAPQRQW from the exons ATGGCGATGAGAGCCGCGGCGAGGGCAGCGCTGTCCGCTAATTCTCAAATTGGAATGGGATCAGGAATGAAG GCTCTGTACTCTACTTTTTCCAGATTTCCCTTTAAACTACCGGAGTCTAAGATCGAGAAGCCTCCTCCCGCTGATCCCTCTACCAATCTCTTCGTCTCTg GGCTTAACAAACGCACCACAAGTGAAGGACTTCATAAAGAATTTGCTAAATTTGGTGAAGTTGTCGAAG CTAAAGTGGTTACTGATCGTGTATCTGGATTCTCTAAGGGTTTTGGTTTTGTGAAATATGCAACCATAGAAGAAGCTACATCAGGACTTAAAGCCATGGATGGAGAG TTTTTGGAAGGTTGGGTCATATTCGTTGAGTATGCAAGACCGAGAAGTCCTTTACCCCCATTGAACAATGCAGCGCCTCAGCGTCAATGGTGA